Sequence from the Bacillus mesophilus genome:
CAAGCAAAGGTTTTTTGGGGCTTTGAAAGAGCTCACAAAAAAGGTGTTAATTCCAGGGAATTAACACCTTTTACTATATTTTAAACGATCTTCTTTCTAACCTTAGCACTGATTACGTCCATGATGGTTACTACCACAATAATGATAATCAGGATCATACCAACATTCTCCCAATTACGCTGCATCGATGCAATAATTAGTGGAGCACCTATTCCACCTGCACCTACTACTCCGAGAATGGTCGAGGAACGAACATCAATTTCATAACGATACATCGCATAGTTTGAGAATTCAGGGATTACTTGTGGAATAACACCATACCACATAACCTGTATTCGGTTCGCACCATTAGCCTTTAATGCTTCAATTACCTTCATATCAATGGCTTCGATTACTTCAGAATACAGTTTCCCTAGCATTCCAATCGAGCTAATTCCTACTGCTAATACACCAGCAAAAGGTCCCATACCTACTGCAGCAACAAATATAATTGCTAGCATTACTTCTGGGAAAGCACGAATTCCATTCAGAATTGATTTCCCTAAGCCTGATACTTTTGACATATTTCTAGCAGCTAAAAATCCGAAAGGAATGGCTAGAACAGTCGCTATTAAGGTACCTGCATAAGCGATTGCTAATGTTTCAAACATATAATAAAGATATTCTGGAACTTTAGCTAGTACAGCTGGATCAAAGAACGGATCCCAGAAAAGACGTCTAAAAATTACAGCTGGACTAAGTGACGACCCACGATAGGTAAGGTCTGTCATGGTTAAAGCAACATAATATAAATAGATTAATACAAGAGATATAAGGATAAGTTTCCACCATTTTTTCTTTGGTGGTCTGACTTCTCTAACGCTACTCATTAAACTAATCGCTCCCTTACCCGGTTACTTACAAAATCAATGATTGTAACCGCTATAAACGTCATGATAACAATCGTTGATACGTTACCAAAGTTAAAAAGCGCTAATTGGTTCTTTAAAATTAATCCGATACCACCAGCTCCAACAAACCCTAATACTACTGATGCACGAACGTTAATCTCTAAAACATAAAGAGCATATGAAACATAATGAGGTAGTATTTGTGGCATAACGCCGTACCAGATAACTTGAACAATATTTCCACCAGTAGCACGGATCGCTTCTAGTGGATTAGGATCAATAGCCTCTATCGTTTCACTGATTAATTTAGCTAGAATCCCAAGCGAGAAAATAAATAAAGCGACTACCCCAGCTAATGCACCAATTCCAATGAAAGCTACTAAAATTACAGCTAATATAAGTTCAGGGATTGTTCTTAGGATATTTAGAAAAAATCTAACCGCTGTATAAAATCCTTTTTTTGTATTAATGTTTGAAGCTGCTAAGAAACTTAATGGAAGAGCAAAAATAGCAGATAGTGACGCACTTAAAAGAGCGATATTCCAAGTCTCGATTAAGCTTGTCAATACTCTATTCACATATCCCCAGTTAGGAGGATATAAATCATCAACTATGAAACTGAAAACTATTGGCATCCCTACAATAACACGATTAGGGTATGCCTCAGTAAAGTAAGCTGAGAAGAGATAAAAGCCGACGATTACTAACAAAATATTAGTTGTAACCATCTTTGTACGCCTAGGGAATAATGGAATTTTTTTATTCTGTGGCAGTGGCTGCTTCGTCATTGCTCACACTCCCACGTAAATCATCTTCTTTAATTTTTCTGCCGTATATTTGTTCAAAAGTTTCTTCTGTTACAGTTGAAACAGGTCCATCAAATACAATTTCCCCATCTCTCATACCAATAATTCGATCCGCATACTCCATTGCCATATCAATAAAGTGAAGGTTTACAATCGTTGTAATTCCATCTTCCTTATTAATCTTCTTTAAGTCCTTCATAACAATGTGTGATGTAGGTGGGTCAAGACTCGCAACTGGCTCATCTGCAAGAATATACTTTGGCTGTTGTGAAAGAGCACGAGCAATACTTACACGCTGCTGTTGTCCACCACTTAATTGGTCTGCTCTAGAATATGCCTTAGCACCAATTCCTACACGATCTAAGCTTCTTAAAGCAAGTTCCTTATCTTCATGAGAGAATAATCCTAAAATACTTTTTAGAGTTCCAATATATGCTAAACGTCCAGTTAACACATTACGTAAAACTGACATTCTATTAACAAGGTTATAGTTTTGGAATATCATTCCAATATTTTTTCTTAATTCCTTTAGTTCACGATCTTTAAATTTTAAAGAATCTTTGCCATCTATTAATAACTCTCCATCAGTAGGTTTAACCAATTGATTAATACTTCTGATAAAAGTGGATTTTCCAGCGCCAGATAAACCAACAACTACAATAAACTCACCAGGATGAATCGTTACATTGATGTTTTTTAAGCCTTGATGACCATTTGGATAAGTTAATGAAACATTCTTGAATTCAATCATCTCATTACTCCTTTAATAATAAATAAGGTGGAAACCACCTGTGTAACCGTATACTTTAATCGGGAAAAAAAGAGAGAAGATGACTCTCCTCCCTTTTGAGATAGACAAAAAAATTAATTTATATTTTATTCTTCTAATTGATCTTTAAATTTAGCGTATACTTCACGAACGATATCATACTCTTCGTCAGTTGCTTCTGCAATTCCGTCCCAAGTATATACTTCGTTCATTACTGAAAGTACTTCTGGCTTGTCATTAATTGCAAGGAATGCTTCCTTGATTTTATTCTTCATTTCATCAGATAAACCTTCACGAA
This genomic interval carries:
- the phnE gene encoding phosphonate ABC transporter, permease protein PhnE, giving the protein MSSVREVRPPKKKWWKLILISLVLIYLYYVALTMTDLTYRGSSLSPAVIFRRLFWDPFFDPAVLAKVPEYLYYMFETLAIAYAGTLIATVLAIPFGFLAARNMSKVSGLGKSILNGIRAFPEVMLAIIFVAAVGMGPFAGVLAVGISSIGMLGKLYSEVIEAIDMKVIEALKANGANRIQVMWYGVIPQVIPEFSNYAMYRYEIDVRSSTILGVVGAGGIGAPLIIASMQRNWENVGMILIIIIVVVTIMDVISAKVRKKIV
- the phnE gene encoding phosphonate ABC transporter, permease protein PhnE, translated to MTKQPLPQNKKIPLFPRRTKMVTTNILLVIVGFYLFSAYFTEAYPNRVIVGMPIVFSFIVDDLYPPNWGYVNRVLTSLIETWNIALLSASLSAIFALPLSFLAASNINTKKGFYTAVRFFLNILRTIPELILAVILVAFIGIGALAGVVALFIFSLGILAKLISETIEAIDPNPLEAIRATGGNIVQVIWYGVMPQILPHYVSYALYVLEINVRASVVLGFVGAGGIGLILKNQLALFNFGNVSTIVIMTFIAVTIIDFVSNRVRERLV
- the phnC gene encoding phosphonate ABC transporter ATP-binding protein: MIEFKNVSLTYPNGHQGLKNINVTIHPGEFIVVVGLSGAGKSTFIRSINQLVKPTDGELLIDGKDSLKFKDRELKELRKNIGMIFQNYNLVNRMSVLRNVLTGRLAYIGTLKSILGLFSHEDKELALRSLDRVGIGAKAYSRADQLSGGQQQRVSIARALSQQPKYILADEPVASLDPPTSHIVMKDLKKINKEDGITTIVNLHFIDMAMEYADRIIGMRDGEIVFDGPVSTVTEETFEQIYGRKIKEDDLRGSVSNDEAATATE